In Methanofastidiosum sp., the following proteins share a genomic window:
- a CDS encoding permease, translating to MAIDFLILNLLVLVALGISFFKSKEKTSKVVKIAFKSLVNTAPYIIITIVIIGIMQGFIPNRLIAEYLGEKSGISGILLASLIGAILYIPAFVSFPLVASLIEKGASVMIGAAFITSLTMIGFTSMPLEIKEFGIKFTAMRNISSFIAAILIAVIMGVLI from the coding sequence ATGGCCATTGATTTTCTTATCTTGAATCTCTTAGTACTGGTGGCTCTGGGCATTTCATTTTTTAAATCAAAAGAAAAGACATCAAAGGTAGTAAAAATTGCATTTAAGTCATTAGTTAATACTGCACCGTATATCATAATAACAATTGTAATTATAGGCATCATGCAGGGATTTATCCCAAATAGATTAATAGCAGAATATCTAGGAGAAAAATCAGGCATTTCTGGCATTCTTCTGGCATCTCTTATTGGGGCCATCTTGTACATTCCTGCTTTTGTTTCATTTCCATTAGTGGCTTCCCTAATTGAAAAGGGAGCGAGTGTGATGATCGGAGCGGCATTTATCACAAGTCTTACAATGATAGGTTTCACATCCATGCCTCTCGAAATAAAAGAATTTGGGATTAAGTTTACAGCTATGAGAAATATATCAAGTTTCATTGCTGCTATATTGATAGCAGTTATAATGGGTGTATTAATATGA
- a CDS encoding AraC family ligand binding domain-containing protein: MYFNNLIENNYFSDKEPNKKDLIKSGKFNIVTVYFKVGQEIPPHPEPYAVFFYVMKGRGIFSNKEGKFELKSNQGIFVGQDEIRGIKCLDDMVIMGVQDGH; the protein is encoded by the coding sequence ATGTATTTTAATAATTTAATAGAAAATAATTATTTTTCTGACAAAGAGCCTAATAAAAAAGATCTTATCAAATCAGGAAAATTCAATATTGTAACTGTATACTTCAAAGTTGGTCAAGAGATACCACCTCATCCGGAACCGTATGCTGTATTTTTTTATGTGATGAAAGGTAGAGGAATTTTCTCAAATAAAGAAGGTAAATTTGAACTCAAATCTAATCAAGGTATTTTTGTAGGCCAAGATGAAATTCGTGGTATAAAGTGTCTTGACGATATGGTAATCATGGGGGTTCAGGATGGCCATTGA
- a CDS encoding PadR family transcriptional regulator: MSVEKGLERGWLQFLILRVVCETPSYGYEIIKKIEKMSRGRHIVKTGTMYTTLRRMENSGLLSSTWEKNQDAPDKRIYEPTKEGEEFLKKWFENLIESKSIIDSMIEFYNNKFGGR, from the coding sequence GTGAGCGTTGAAAAGGGTCTAGAGAGAGGGTGGCTACAGTTTCTTATATTGAGGGTAGTCTGTGAAACTCCTTCGTATGGCTATGAAATCATTAAAAAAATAGAAAAAATGAGTCGTGGACGACACATAGTCAAAACTGGAACAATGTATACTACTTTGAGAAGAATGGAAAATAGCGGGCTATTGTCTTCAACTTGGGAAAAGAATCAAGATGCACCAGATAAAAGAATTTATGAGCCAACAAAAGAAGGTGAAGAATTTCTTAAGAAGTGGTTTGAAAACCTAATTGAGAGTAAATCAATAATCGATAGTATGATCGAGTTTTACAATAATAAGTTTGGAGGAAGATAG
- a CDS encoding archaeosine biosynthesis radical SAM protein RaSEA, which translates to MFFYNRENVQGEEAKALSIILPTVGCRWRRCNMCSYFEDSPSDSSIDIFSIFVQEFNSAYDEEIKKVKLFTSGSFLDPKEVDHACAKKIISFLSEKGILEVTLESRPEYVEESYLKDLIGNNDLQIEVAMGLESSNNRILKHSINKGFTFEDFLSASEILKKLDIVNKAYLMIKPPFLTEKEAIHDAINSAKSIEMIADVISFNPMTVHKNTFVEHLWNKGEYSPPWGWSILEILKETAKLRPDVICHPVAFGRSRGPKNCKSCNREIEKKILEFSINNDVNILESNCDCKKEWEEELMKF; encoded by the coding sequence ATGTTCTTTTATAACAGGGAAAATGTTCAGGGCGAGGAAGCGAAAGCACTTTCTATCATACTGCCTACTGTTGGGTGCAGATGGAGAAGGTGTAATATGTGTTCATACTTTGAGGATTCTCCTAGCGACTCTTCAATTGATATATTCAGCATATTTGTTCAAGAGTTTAACAGTGCTTATGATGAAGAAATAAAGAAGGTCAAACTATTTACATCTGGAAGTTTTCTTGATCCTAAAGAAGTTGATCATGCTTGTGCAAAGAAAATTATTTCTTTTCTATCTGAAAAAGGAATCTTAGAAGTAACATTAGAATCTAGGCCAGAATATGTTGAAGAGAGTTACTTGAAAGATTTAATCGGGAATAATGATCTTCAAATTGAAGTTGCAATGGGATTGGAATCATCAAATAACAGGATACTAAAGCATTCTATTAACAAGGGATTTACCTTTGAAGATTTTCTTTCTGCGAGTGAGATTCTAAAAAAGCTGGATATTGTAAATAAGGCCTACTTGATGATTAAGCCTCCATTTCTAACTGAAAAAGAAGCTATCCATGATGCTATAAACTCTGCAAAAAGTATAGAGATGATTGCTGATGTAATTTCGTTTAATCCTATGACGGTCCATAAGAATACATTTGTGGAGCACCTCTGGAACAAGGGAGAGTATTCACCACCTTGGGGATGGAGCATATTGGAAATCCTAAAAGAGACTGCAAAATTAAGGCCAGATGTAATTTGCCATCCAGTAGCATTCGGCAGATCACGTGGCCCTAAAAATTGCAAGAGTTGTAACAGGGAAATTGAAAAAAAGATTTTAGAATTCTCAATTAATAACGATGTAAATATATTAGAGTCCAATTGTGATTGTAAGAAAGAGTGGGAAGAAGAACTTATGAAGTTTTGA
- the ilvD gene encoding dihydroxy-acid dehydratase translates to MRSSIIKEDVDKAGARGLLRADGLKDEDFKKPFIGVASAYSEIVPGHINLRKLTDLVKKGIRDAGGVPFEFGMPGICDGIAMGHQGMRYSLPSRDIIADSVELMVSSHLFDGWVGVTNCDKITPGMLMAAGRINIPAVMVTGGPMEPGKYKGKQLDLISIFEAIGSYKNGDVSEKELREIEKRSCPGAGACAGLFTANSMACMTEALGLSVPGSATVHATDKRKEEIAYQTGKLIVELVKKDLKPRDIITKMSFENAIRVDMGIGGSSNTALHLPAVANAFGIVLPLTLFDKLSKETPHLVNLRPGGPFFMRDFDDAGGIPQILIRLKDKLNLETKTVMGKTLGDVLKKVKLVKSDTIRDIDNPYHKQGGIAILKGNLAPNGSVVKQTAVSEKIMKFEGKAKVFESEEAATKAILSGKIKSGMVVVIRYEGPKGGPGMREMLEPTSLIAGMGLSESVALITDGRFSGGTRGPCIGHVAPEAFDKGPIAAVKDGDIIKIDIPKRKLEVALTAKEIEERLKVAKPPKKNIPGMLLRYRKLVSSSEKGAVLE, encoded by the coding sequence GTGAGAAGTTCTATAATTAAAGAGGATGTTGATAAGGCAGGGGCAAGAGGCTTATTGAGAGCTGATGGGCTAAAAGATGAGGACTTTAAGAAGCCGTTCATAGGTGTAGCCTCAGCTTACTCTGAAATAGTACCAGGCCACATTAATCTTAGAAAACTAACAGACCTTGTAAAGAAAGGCATTAGAGATGCGGGTGGTGTCCCATTCGAATTTGGTATGCCCGGCATATGTGATGGAATTGCAATGGGGCATCAGGGTATGAGGTATTCTCTACCATCAAGAGATATTATTGCTGATTCTGTTGAGCTAATGGTTTCTTCTCATCTATTTGATGGATGGGTTGGAGTTACAAATTGTGACAAGATAACGCCAGGTATGCTTATGGCCGCGGGTAGAATAAATATCCCGGCTGTTATGGTCACTGGTGGCCCAATGGAACCAGGAAAATATAAAGGAAAACAACTTGATCTAATCTCTATCTTTGAAGCTATTGGAAGTTATAAAAATGGAGATGTCTCTGAAAAGGAGCTTAGAGAAATAGAGAAGAGGAGTTGCCCTGGTGCTGGAGCATGTGCAGGTCTATTCACAGCAAACTCTATGGCCTGTATGACTGAAGCATTGGGTCTTTCCGTCCCAGGGAGCGCTACTGTTCATGCAACTGACAAGAGAAAAGAAGAAATAGCTTACCAAACAGGGAAGCTTATAGTTGAACTTGTTAAGAAGGACTTGAAACCAAGAGACATAATCACTAAGATGAGCTTTGAAAATGCAATAAGAGTTGATATGGGAATAGGCGGATCATCAAACACTGCACTACATCTGCCAGCAGTTGCTAATGCATTTGGAATTGTCCTTCCCTTGACATTATTTGATAAGCTCTCTAAAGAAACACCGCACCTTGTAAATTTAAGGCCAGGTGGACCCTTCTTTATGAGAGACTTTGATGATGCAGGCGGCATCCCTCAGATATTAATTAGATTAAAAGATAAACTAAATCTTGAAACAAAGACAGTTATGGGAAAAACACTTGGTGACGTACTGAAGAAAGTCAAGCTCGTCAAATCAGACACAATTAGAGATATTGATAATCCTTATCACAAGCAAGGTGGAATAGCCATACTCAAAGGAAATCTGGCCCCTAATGGTTCTGTTGTGAAGCAGACAGCAGTTAGCGAGAAGATAATGAAGTTTGAAGGTAAGGCCAAAGTCTTTGAAAGTGAAGAAGCGGCTACAAAAGCCATACTCTCCGGTAAGATTAAGTCAGGCATGGTTGTTGTCATAAGGTACGAAGGGCCAAAAGGTGGGCCTGGAATGAGGGAGATGCTAGAACCAACAAGTTTGATAGCAGGTATGGGGCTGTCTGAATCGGTGGCCCTAATTACAGATGGAAGATTTTCTGGAGGAACAAGAGGTCCTTGTATAGGTCATGTGGCCCCAGAAGCATTTGACAAGGGGCCGATAGCTGCTGTAAAAGATGGAGATATAATCAAAATAGATATACCTAAAAGAAAACTTGAGGTAGCACTAACTGCTAAAGAGATAGAAGAAAGACTAAAAGTTGCAAAGCCACCAAAGAAGAATATTCCAGGTATGCTTTTGAGATACAGAAAACTTGTTTCCTCGTCCGAAAAAGGTGCTGTGCTGGAATAA
- the cimA gene encoding citramalate synthase, whose amino-acid sequence MIRLFDTTLRDGTQGEGISFSANDKLKVCEKLDELGIHYIEGGWPGSNPKDVEFFKNAKALSLSTSKICAFGSTRRAKLKAEDDPNLKAIIDVDTEVASIFGKSWDFHVIEALKIPLEKNLEMIYDSIVFLKEHGIEVIYDAEHFFDGFKRNKEYALSTIKEADKAGADCISLCDTNGGSLPFEIGNIINEIKSEIKSKIGIHAHNDSECAVANSLEAVKNGAVHVQGTINGYGERCGNANLCSIIPGLKIKMKLDCISDAQLGKLKNVSAYIAELGNISPEMHQPYVGASAFAHKGGIHVSAIQRHPDTYEHIKPELVGNRTRVIVSELSGRSNIIFKAKEYGVDLESADAKLDFILEKIKKLENEGYQFEGAEASFELLMKKALGTYKKFFDLEGFRVVIDKRGDMESRSEATIKLKVNDKEFHTAAEGNGPVNALDKALRKALIGAYPEIKNFNLTDYKVRVLEGEEGTGSVVRVLIRTHGYNKMWDTVGVSENIITASWYALVDSVEYGLSKFVDVNK is encoded by the coding sequence ATGATAAGGCTTTTTGATACAACCTTAAGAGACGGAACACAGGGAGAAGGTATATCCTTCTCCGCTAATGATAAGTTGAAGGTATGTGAAAAGCTTGACGAACTAGGCATACATTACATCGAGGGCGGATGGCCAGGCTCAAATCCAAAGGATGTGGAGTTCTTCAAAAATGCCAAAGCTCTTTCATTATCTACTTCAAAGATTTGTGCCTTTGGGAGTACTAGAAGGGCGAAGCTAAAGGCCGAAGATGATCCTAATCTAAAGGCTATTATTGACGTAGACACAGAAGTTGCATCGATTTTTGGGAAGAGTTGGGATTTCCATGTCATTGAAGCATTGAAGATTCCACTTGAAAAAAATCTAGAGATGATATATGATTCTATAGTTTTCCTAAAGGAACATGGAATTGAAGTCATCTACGATGCAGAGCATTTCTTTGATGGATTTAAGAGAAACAAAGAATATGCTCTATCAACGATTAAAGAAGCTGACAAAGCTGGCGCAGACTGCATATCTTTATGCGATACAAATGGAGGGAGTCTGCCCTTTGAGATTGGAAACATTATTAATGAAATTAAATCTGAAATTAAAAGTAAAATTGGTATTCACGCTCATAATGATTCAGAATGTGCTGTTGCAAACTCACTTGAAGCGGTCAAAAATGGGGCTGTGCATGTCCAGGGAACTATTAATGGATATGGAGAAAGGTGCGGTAATGCAAATCTTTGCTCAATAATCCCTGGCCTTAAAATTAAGATGAAGCTTGATTGTATATCGGATGCACAACTAGGTAAACTAAAAAATGTCTCAGCATATATAGCAGAGCTTGGAAATATCTCCCCTGAAATGCATCAGCCATATGTGGGTGCAAGCGCATTTGCACATAAAGGTGGAATCCACGTTAGTGCTATTCAAAGACACCCCGATACCTATGAGCATATTAAGCCAGAGCTTGTTGGAAATAGAACAAGAGTTATAGTATCTGAATTATCCGGCAGAAGTAACATTATTTTTAAGGCCAAAGAGTACGGAGTTGATCTAGAATCTGCTGATGCTAAACTAGATTTCATTTTAGAAAAAATAAAGAAACTTGAAAACGAGGGTTATCAGTTTGAAGGTGCAGAGGCTTCATTTGAGCTTCTTATGAAGAAAGCTCTAGGAACTTACAAGAAGTTCTTTGATCTTGAAGGATTTAGAGTTGTTATTGACAAAAGAGGCGATATGGAATCTCGCTCTGAAGCTACAATAAAGCTTAAGGTAAATGATAAAGAGTTCCATACGGCCGCTGAAGGTAACGGTCCTGTTAATGCGCTTGACAAAGCACTTAGAAAAGCTCTAATTGGCGCTTATCCTGAGATAAAGAACTTCAATCTCACCGACTATAAGGTTAGGGTCCTTGAAGGCGAAGAAGGAACTGGTTCGGTTGTAAGAGTTTTAATAAGAACTCATGGCTACAACAAGATGTGGGATACTGTTGGAGTATCGGAGAACATCATAACTGCTAGCTGGTACGCACTTGTGGATAGCGTTGAATATGGATTATCAAAATTTGTGGATGTGAATAAGTGA
- a CDS encoding isocitrate/isopropylmalate dehydrogenase family protein: MKKIAIMPGDGIGPEIIEEGKKVIDAACDITGLDIEWEYYQNGSEQYLKTGELITEDTLKELKKKDAIYFGSIGDPRVAPGVLEKGILLKMRFYFDQYVNLRPIVSYPNVPCPLKDKSYKDINFHVIRENTEDFYIGIGGRFKGRKNKEELEVIRDLYEVKFNMGIDIDRPEEIAYQIGMISRAGSERVIRYAFELAKMKGKKRVTSVDKANVLTNIYSLWRDVFEEVAKEYPGYETEFAFVDAITMWFVKQPQWYQVVVAPNMFGDIITDLGAMIQGGLGLAAGGNINPDGVSMFEPIHGSAPKYKGKNVSNPLATILSGVMMLETIGEPKTATIIEKAVIKVLEEGKVRTQDLGGTSKTTEVGDEIVKKIKQ, encoded by the coding sequence ATGAAAAAAATAGCCATAATGCCCGGTGACGGCATAGGACCTGAGATAATCGAAGAAGGAAAGAAGGTAATAGACGCAGCTTGCGACATAACAGGATTAGACATCGAATGGGAATACTACCAAAATGGGTCTGAACAATATTTAAAAACTGGAGAATTGATTACAGAAGATACACTAAAGGAACTTAAGAAAAAGGATGCAATATACTTTGGCTCTATTGGGGATCCAAGAGTTGCCCCTGGTGTACTTGAGAAAGGTATCCTCCTAAAAATGAGGTTTTATTTTGATCAGTATGTAAATTTAAGGCCTATTGTATCCTATCCAAATGTTCCTTGTCCTTTGAAAGATAAATCCTACAAAGATATTAACTTTCATGTGATTAGAGAAAACACAGAAGATTTCTATATAGGCATTGGTGGAAGATTCAAAGGAAGAAAAAACAAAGAGGAACTTGAGGTAATAAGAGACCTTTACGAAGTAAAGTTCAATATGGGTATTGATATCGATAGACCTGAAGAGATAGCCTATCAGATAGGGATGATATCCAGAGCAGGTTCTGAGAGAGTAATAAGATATGCCTTTGAACTTGCTAAGATGAAAGGTAAGAAAAGAGTAACATCTGTTGATAAGGCCAATGTCTTGACAAACATTTACAGTTTATGGCGAGATGTTTTTGAAGAAGTGGCAAAAGAATATCCTGGTTATGAAACTGAATTTGCATTTGTCGATGCAATTACAATGTGGTTTGTAAAACAGCCACAGTGGTATCAAGTCGTTGTTGCTCCAAATATGTTTGGAGATATAATTACAGATCTTGGAGCTATGATACAAGGAGGTCTAGGTCTTGCAGCTGGCGGAAATATTAATCCTGATGGTGTTTCAATGTTTGAGCCAATACACGGCTCTGCACCGAAATACAAGGGAAAAAATGTTTCAAATCCTCTTGCTACAATATTGAGTGGAGTCATGATGCTAGAAACTATCGGAGAACCAAAAACAGCAACAATAATTGAAAAGGCTGTAATCAAAGTCTTAGAAGAAGGAAAGGTAAGGACACAGGACCTTGGAGGAACTTCAAAGACAACTGAGGTCGGAGACGAAATAGTCAAGAAGATCAAACAATAG
- a CDS encoding 3-isopropylmalate dehydratase small subunit has product MKEILEGKVIKFGDNVDTDQIIPAEFLVTGDPKELAKNAFVKVRPEFRNIVREGDIIVAGRNFGCGSSREHAPRALMGAGISCVIAKSFARIFFRNSINLGLTLIEYDVRANEGDELLVDLKGGTIKNKRSNEVFEFKPLPAFLLKIVEKGGLMEYVKEVLNEKNSHNAR; this is encoded by the coding sequence ATGAAGGAGATCCTTGAAGGAAAAGTCATAAAATTCGGAGATAACGTTGACACTGATCAGATTATCCCTGCTGAATTTTTAGTTACTGGTGATCCCAAAGAACTTGCAAAAAACGCCTTTGTAAAAGTAAGGCCAGAGTTTAGAAATATCGTGAGAGAGGGCGATATAATAGTTGCTGGAAGAAACTTTGGATGTGGATCGTCCAGAGAGCATGCGCCAAGAGCGCTTATGGGCGCAGGTATATCGTGCGTTATTGCAAAAAGCTTTGCAAGAATATTTTTTAGAAATTCTATTAATTTAGGTTTGACCTTAATTGAATATGATGTTAGAGCAAATGAAGGCGATGAACTTTTAGTCGATCTGAAAGGAGGAACTATAAAGAACAAAAGATCTAATGAGGTCTTTGAATTTAAACCGCTGCCTGCCTTTTTACTCAAGATAGTAGAGAAGGGTGGCTTGATGGAATATGTAAAGGAGGTTCTTAATGAAAAAAATAGCCATAATGCCCGGTGA
- a CDS encoding 3-isopropylmalate dehydratase large subunit, with protein MGKTISEKIIGNKAGVNAEAGQIVEANVDYVMVNDVTGLPAFEQFEKLPKGTKPYKEKIVLIPDHYVPNKDVASAEQAKRMRDFAKKYEIENYFEVGRGGVCHQLMIEKGFVAPGRLIVGADSHTCSYGALGAFSTGIGSTEAAAVMAIGKLWLKVPDSIKITVNGKLDNYVYGKDIILNVIGDIGVEGALYQAMEYYGNTIENLTLSDRISISNMAIEAGGKAGIIPPDDKVFEYLQGRVRGSYNPVYSDKDAYYIEELKYDASDIPPTVAKPFLPSNTAPASEVDVKIDQAYLGSCTNGRIEDLRIAAEILKGKKINSEVRMLVVPATKEVFNQALKEGLIEIFEKADCFVCGPTCGACLGGYMGILADGEKCVATTNRNFIGRMGHKNSEVYLANPAVVAASALEGRIVDPREVL; from the coding sequence ATGGGAAAGACCATATCAGAAAAAATAATCGGAAATAAGGCTGGAGTAAATGCTGAGGCTGGCCAGATAGTTGAAGCTAATGTTGATTATGTAATGGTAAATGATGTAACTGGACTCCCAGCATTTGAGCAGTTTGAAAAACTTCCAAAAGGCACAAAGCCGTATAAAGAGAAGATAGTGCTTATTCCAGACCATTATGTTCCTAACAAGGACGTTGCCTCCGCTGAGCAGGCAAAAAGAATGAGAGACTTTGCAAAAAAATACGAAATAGAAAACTACTTTGAAGTTGGGAGAGGTGGAGTATGCCACCAACTTATGATTGAGAAAGGTTTTGTTGCACCGGGAAGATTGATCGTAGGTGCAGATTCACATACATGTAGTTACGGTGCTTTAGGGGCATTTTCAACAGGTATTGGATCTACTGAAGCTGCTGCTGTAATGGCAATAGGAAAACTTTGGCTAAAAGTACCTGATAGTATTAAAATAACAGTCAATGGAAAACTTGACAATTATGTTTATGGGAAGGATATAATCCTAAATGTAATCGGGGATATTGGAGTAGAGGGTGCATTATACCAAGCCATGGAGTATTATGGGAATACCATTGAAAATTTAACACTCTCAGACAGGATATCCATTTCAAATATGGCAATAGAAGCTGGGGGCAAAGCCGGTATTATTCCTCCAGATGATAAAGTCTTTGAATATCTTCAGGGAAGAGTTAGAGGAAGCTACAATCCAGTTTATTCTGATAAAGATGCTTATTATATTGAAGAGTTAAAATATGATGCGTCAGATATACCGCCTACAGTTGCGAAACCATTTTTACCGAGCAATACTGCACCGGCATCTGAAGTTGATGTGAAGATAGATCAGGCCTATCTTGGCTCTTGTACAAACGGTAGAATCGAAGATCTAAGGATAGCAGCTGAAATTTTAAAGGGAAAGAAAATCAACTCTGAAGTTAGAATGCTTGTTGTTCCTGCGACAAAGGAAGTCTTTAATCAAGCATTAAAGGAAGGGCTGATTGAAATCTTTGAGAAGGCTGACTGTTTTGTATGTGGGCCTACATGTGGGGCATGCCTTGGTGGTTACATGGGCATACTTGCTGACGGCGAAAAATGTGTTGCTACAACAAACAGGAATTTCATAGGGAGAATGGGCCATAAAAACTCTGAGGTTTATCTGGCAAATCCTGCAGTAGTTGCCGCTTCTGCACTTGAGGGAAGGATCGTTGATCCACGAGAGGTGCTATAA
- the ilvC gene encoding ketol-acid reductoisomerase, whose product MATMYYDCDADLKYLQGKKVAVIGYGNQGRAQALCLHDSGIDVVVGVNEGGKSWNCAKDAGIKTMSVEDAAKAGDIVHILIPDEVQPHVYAKYIKDNLKEGDVLSFSHGFNITFNQIKPPEYVDVVMVAPKTPGSELRRLYREGFGAPALLAVEQDYTGKAKQTALAMAKAMNLTKAGVVETTFEEEAITDIFGEQCVLCGGITELITAGFETLVSEGYQPEIAYFECLNEMKLIVDLFYEGGLELMWERVSNTAEYGGRTRGPMIIDDSVRERMYEVLDNIKSGEFAREFMMENYTGRPVLTRARKEGSEKLIEDVGKDIRKMFLKPEKK is encoded by the coding sequence ATGGCAACAATGTATTATGATTGTGATGCAGACCTTAAGTATTTACAAGGTAAAAAGGTAGCCGTAATAGGTTATGGGAATCAAGGAAGGGCGCAGGCTCTGTGTTTGCACGATAGCGGTATTGACGTTGTCGTCGGTGTAAATGAAGGGGGAAAGTCTTGGAACTGTGCTAAAGATGCAGGGATTAAGACGATGAGTGTTGAAGACGCTGCAAAGGCGGGAGACATTGTTCACATCTTGATACCTGATGAAGTCCAGCCACATGTATATGCAAAATACATAAAAGACAACCTAAAGGAAGGAGATGTTCTAAGCTTTTCTCATGGATTTAACATTACATTCAATCAGATCAAGCCACCAGAATATGTTGACGTAGTCATGGTCGCACCTAAAACACCAGGTAGTGAATTAAGAAGGCTTTACAGAGAAGGTTTTGGAGCTCCAGCTCTACTAGCCGTTGAGCAGGATTACACTGGAAAGGCTAAGCAGACAGCACTCGCAATGGCAAAAGCTATGAACTTAACAAAAGCTGGAGTAGTCGAAACTACATTTGAGGAAGAAGCAATTACAGACATATTCGGAGAGCAGTGTGTTCTCTGTGGTGGTATTACAGAACTCATTACAGCAGGCTTCGAAACATTGGTAAGTGAAGGCTACCAGCCAGAAATTGCTTATTTTGAGTGCCTAAACGAAATGAAGCTAATAGTAGACTTATTCTATGAAGGCGGTCTAGAATTGATGTGGGAGAGAGTATCAAACACTGCAGAATATGGTGGAAGAACTAGAGGTCCAATGATAATCGATGACTCAGTCAGGGAAAGAATGTATGAAGTTCTTGACAATATTAAATCAGGCGAATTTGCAAGAGAGTTCATGATGGAAAACTACACAGGCAGACCAGTGCTAACAAGAGCAAGGAAAGAGGGCAGTGAAAAACTCATAGAAGATGTTGGTAAAGACATCAGAAAGATGTTCTTAAAACCTGAAAAAAAATAA